One Streptomyces dangxiongensis genomic window, GATCGTGGAACGGATCAGCTTCTCCTGGTTGATCTCCTGCAGCGCGGGCATCACCGCCATGCACTCGATCACCAGCGCGTCCGGCCGGTAGGTCGCCGCCCGCCGTACGATGCCGATCTGCTCGACGATGTTGGAGATGCCGAACTTGCGGTACACCGGCTCCTCGGTGGCGTCCGGATGGATGAACCGGGCCGCGGTGCCGGTGGTCTTGGACACCGTGACCAGGCCGCCGCCGCGCAGCGCGCCCGCGCACAGCCGGGTGATCGAACTCTTGCCGCGGATGCCGTTGACCAGCACCCGCGTGGGTATCTGCTCCAGCGAGGCGAAGTGCCGCCGCTGCTCCAGGATTCCGGCGATCCACAGAGCGGCGCAGCACAGCAGGACGATGACATAGAGGAAGAGCACGCCGATTCCGTCCTTCTACCGCTGGAGGGTGTTCTCACGCGGGGGCCGGGAGGGCCCGGCGGCCTGGCCTGATCTGGCCGCCCGGTCGCGTTCCGCCAGGGCCTGGCGCACCAGCTCCAGGCTGCGGGTGACCGAGCCGATCTCGTCGTGGTTGACCGGATGCAGCACGGTGCGGCGGTCTCCGCCGGCGAGCCGCTCGACGAGCACGGCGACCGCGCGCAGCGGCCGGACCACCACGACATGCAGCCAGCCAAGGCCGGCCGCGCCCGCGGCGAGGCCCAGGATGCCGGCGAGCATGGTGCGCTGCTCGGCCTGCACCGCGGGGATCTGGAGCGCCGCCGCGGGCTCCGCGGTCACCACGTGCCAGCCGAGGCGGGCCGTCGGGCCGCTCTGCGCCAGCGGCGCGGCGGTCGACCGATGGGCCGGAGGACGTGTTGTGCACCGCCGAGGTCGCGGTGCCCGTGGTCCCCGGGGCGCCCCTGGGTGGCGCGGGCGAGACGGGTCAGGCCGGAGTCGGGCAGCGACTGGAAGGCGCGGTAGCCCACGCTCGCCGCCAGCACCTTGTCGTCGCGGTCCGTCACCCAGACGCTGCCCAGCTTCGGCCTGGGGAGAATGGAGTTGAGCGCCTTCACGTCGATCTCGCCGAACAGCACCACCCCGGCCGCCGGGGCCTTGCCCTTGCCGGCCCGGACCTGCGCGTAGGCGGCGATCGCCGGTATCCGGCCCGAGGTGTTGACGGTGGTGATCCCACCGCCGCCGGGCACGTGGACGAGGGTGCGCAGCGGTGTGCCGCCCACCCTCAGCGTGATGCCGCCCGAGCGGTCCAGGAGATACAGCGAGCGGTACTGCTTGTGGTCGGCGAGGGATTTGCGCAGAACCTCGGTCTGGGCGTCCCGGCTCCGGCCCGGCAGGCTCGCGGCCGCCTCGCTCAGGTCGGTGTACGACCGGTCGAGGGACTGCCGGATCCGGTTCGTCGCGATCTCGGTGCGCGCCTGCTGGTCGGCGAGGACCGGAGCCGGAACCGCGGTCGCGGTGTCCGCCCGGTTCAGCACGAAGATCATCGGCATCGACCAGCAGGCCACCACCACCACGCCGGCCACGGCCAGCGCCCGGTAACCCGGTCCGCGCCGGGCCGGGAACTCCCGCGGGCCGCTCTCGCCGAGCAGTTGCCCGCGCAGTGAGTCCAGGGCCCGCCCGATCCTGGCCAGTTCACCGAAGCCGTGTACCGGAACCGGCCGGGACAGCTCCGCCGGCGCGGCCGGCCCGTCCCCGGTCGCGCCCCGGGCCAGACGGCCGGCGGACAGGTACAGCCGCAGCAGTGGCTGTTGCAGGGTGAAGTACAGCACCATCCCGAGCAGCAGCGCGACCGCGGCCAGCGCCCCGGCCGCCTCGAGCGCGAAGCCCGAGTAGTCGGCGGCGGTGGTCGTGGTGGGCGCCGCGCGGGAGGTGAGCACCACCAGACCGAGGTCGTCGGTTTCGCCCGGACCGGTCGCCGAGGCGACCTGGGCCCAGCCGGCCACGGTGCGCCGGCTGCCGGTGGTGGCGCCCAGCAGGCTTCCCGAGGCGTCGGTGTCACTCCCCGACCTGTGCGCCGCGCGCGCCGCAGCCGCGGGCAGACCGTTGTGGGCGGCGGCCGGAGAGGCCGTGCCACGGACCGCGGTGGCGAGCGACTTGCCGCTCGCGTCCAGCACTTCGGCGGTGCGCCCGTCGCCGTACGCCGTGAGGGCGGGGAGCGGCTCGCAGACCACCAGCAGCCACTGCCGGGCGGGCCGGCTCGGGGCCTGGTACTGGTCCTGGTCGGGATCGTCCTGCTGCGCGGGCAGGGTGACCTTGGCGAAGTACAGCAGTTGCCGTGTGCCGCCCGACGTCACCAGCCGGGGCGGGATCTCCCCGTGCCCGGACGCCGTCCTGGCGACGTCCACCCCGGCCAGCGGCACGGTCCTGCCGCTGGTCGCCAGCAGTTTCCCGGTGTGCGCGTCGAGCAGCGCACGGCCGAGGAACGCCTTCTTGGCAGAGGTCAGCGCTTTGAGCGCGGTCGTGGGGGTCGAGGTGCTCGTCGCCGGGTACGCGTCGGCCGTACGGCGTACCGTGCCCGCCTCGGCGTCGATCGCGGTGCGCAGAGACAGCGCGGTGTCCGCGGCGATCTGCTGCTCCCCGTTCAGCACGGCCTGCGGGGTGCCCGCGGTGTGGATGCCTTCGAGGCCGATCACGGTCAGGGCGGCGACCACCAGCAGGAGTACGACGATCGAGGCTATCGGCGGGCGCACCCCGCCAAGCATCGGCATGTCGGCGCGGCGGCGGATGCGGTGTCGGCGCGGCGCCCGGGGTGCGGAGGACAGGGCAGCGGGTCCTTCCTCAATCGGCGCGAGCGCCCAAATGTTCGACAATGCGAACATTCTAGCTCCCTGCGATCACGTGCCCATCACATTTGCGCCCCAAGTGGCGTACGAGACACGGGACCCTGTGCGGCGGCGGCCCGTGCGGGTCCGCCACCCCTCCCACGCGCCGAAGGGCGGACCCGCGAACAGGCCCGGCCCTTCGGATGTCCGGTCAGCCGTCCGGTCAGCGGACGAAAGAGATCTCCGGGTACTTGCCGGCGGGCCCGTCGAGCAGGGTGCTGTGCTTGTGACGCAGCTCCTGGTCGAAGAAGGCGGCGAGGTAGACACGCTGGACCTGGACCGCCCGGTTCGGGTCGATCGTGCCGTACTGCTGCTGGACCTGAGTCTGGGAGAGCCCGAGCAGGCCCGCCCACTGCGGCACCATCCACTCGCTGTCGCTGAACGACAGGTGCGCCGCGCCCTTGAGCTTGATGTCGACCCGGTAGCCCTTCAGGTGCGACCACAGCGTGCGCCACGAGCTGTCGTTGTTCCGGTTGTGGCCGCCGGAGCTGAAGAGCATGAAGGGGCGGTCCAGGTCCTTGCTCGGCGCCGTCCCGAAGAACTGGCCGTCCAGGTTGGCACCGGCATCGATCCGCTTGTCGAGCTGCATGGCGGTGTCGACCGCCGCGCCGCCCAGCGACCAGCCGAACATCCCGATACGGGAGGTGTCCACCGACTTCGACAGCCCCGAGGGGAGCGTCGCGTGGCCGGCGTCCGGGTTGCCGCCACTGCTGATCTTGCCGAGAGCGTTGATGACGAACTTGATGTCGGCCGCGCGCACCTTGAGCGTGTCGGAGGAGTGGGTGCCCGACGGCATCCTGTTGAGTTCGAGCCGGTTGGCGGGGAACTGCACCTCGTTGGCGTCGTGGGTGTGGTCGACGGTGACGACGAGGTAGCCGCGGCTGGCGAGATCCTGGGCGAGAGCGGTGCCCATCGCGCGGTCCGAGTGCAGCCCGGTCGAGTACAGCAGGACGGGCAGCTTGCCGAGGCTGGTCTTCACCGGGGCGAGGACATGGCCCGCGGTTTTCGGCAGGGTCACCTGCTGCGGCGACAGCCCGCGCGAGGCGAGGAAGTGGGCGCCGGAGACCGACGGCATCCACGGCGCCTGATAGTGCCCGGACGTGGCGGTGGCCGGATACCAGAGCGACACCATCAACTCGCGGGGCTTGTTGCCGGGCACGTACGGATCCGTACGGGACGTGTCGACGAGGTGCAGGCCGACCATGCCCACGCTGTTCTGCCCGGTCGGCGCGGGCATGGTGAGCTGCAGGCCGGACGGGGCCGTCCGGGCGGACGTGAGCGCCTCGGGGTGTACGGGCTTGTGGTGCTGCGGCGCCTCGTCGTTCTCGGGCGCCAAGGGCGTGTTCGGGTCGGGCTGGTCGGCCGAGAAACCGGTGGCCGCAGGCTTGTCGGACGTCTTCCCGGCGGCCACCGCCGGCGTCATCCCCAGACTCAGCGCGACGGCCAGCGCACCCGCCGAGCCGACCGCTCTGGCGATCGCTCTGCGACAGTGGGGCGGGCGGCGGTGTTTCATGAAACCCCCTTGTTGGTCAGCGATCACAGAACGCGCGATCGACTGCCGCACACCGTACCGCCGCGGCGGCGGGCGGATTCGCCCGCCCGGCCAGCCACGATCCCTTGAGCCCGCATGGTGCCGGCTCCCGGGGCATGCGGTCGCGACGGACCCTCCGGATCAGCCCCGGACACCTACGGTCAACAGCGGTGCGACGCGAGCCTCACGACCGCCCGTGGAGAAGACATCCGCGCAGGTCAGAGCCGTAGAGCCTGCGCAGACGCCGTCGCTTCCCAAGCCGACCTCGATGTGGACCGGACGGCCGCCGCGCTGCTGGCGGGCGTCCAGGGAGGCGTGGCCATCATGATGTCAACGGGCGACTCGGCCCACCTCAAGGCAGCGCTCGACACCGGAATCGAACACCTTCGCGTGACGGCGGGTGAGGTCAGGTAGCCGCGGTCGGGCTCTTCTTGCGGGCACGGTACGCGGCCGCCTTGATCTTGTTGCCGCAGGACTCCATCCCGCACCACTGTCGGCGCATGCCGCGCGAGCGGTCGATGTAGGTGCGGGTGCACTCCGGGTTGCCGCACTCCTTGAGCAGGGGCACGTCCGGCCCGCTCAGGAGCTCGATGGCGCGGCGGGCCACCATGGAGAGGGCTTCTTCCGGTGTCGCCTGCGTCCATCGCCCCGACGGAGTGAGCTGCGGCACCGCGGGCGGTTTTCGTGCGGCGTTGTTCACTACGGTCAGCGCCGCTCCGTCGTACCGCTCGCCGAGCCGACGAGCGGCGACCAGCTTGTATATCGCTTCCCGTACGGTCGTCGCCTGCTCGACGTCGGCCTCCTGGCCGGGCGAGACCGCGTCGACGATGCCGGACTCCACATACCAAGCGTTCAGCCTGTCCGGGGTCACGAACATCTCGAAGCGTGCCGAACGGCGCGCTCGCAGCGTCGCGGCGAAGTCGAGTGCCGGGTTTCCGCAGACGAAGACATGGTCGAGATTCACGTCACCATTCTGACAGGTGACTTTCACATCGGGCAAGAATGCCGAATCAGAGGCCCCGGTCGGTGGCGAGGCACGAGAAGGATCTCTCCGAGCCCTCGGCGTCACGGCGTGCCGCCGCGGCGCCGTCCGTGGCCTTCCCGCTTCCCATGGCGGAACTTCCTTCGGTTCGCGGCGGTCGGATCACCAGTCGGGGCGGTGAGGCGTGTCGTCAGAAGCGGTCCACGTCGATGACGGCCTGGGTGAAGGCGGCGGGCGCCTCCTGGGGCACGTTGTGGCCGGTCCCCAGCAGGGTTCGGTGCTCGTACTTGCCCGTGAACCTGTCCCGGTACGAGGCTCCGGCACCCGGAGCGGTGAAGGGATCGCGCTCGGGGTCGAGTGTGATGGTGGGTACCCCGATCGTCGGGCGCGCGGCCAGCCGCTTCTCGAGTCCGTCATAGCCGCGCTCGCCGTCGGCGAGGCTCAGCCGCCAGCGGTAGTTGTGGATGACGACGGCCGCGTAGTCGGGGTTGTCGAAGGCTGCCGCGGTGCGCTCGAAGGTGGCGTCGTCGAAGTCCCACGTCGGGGAGACGGTGTCCCAGACGAGCCTGGTCAGGTCGTGACGCAGGGTTTTGTCCTCCATGGCGAGCCGACCACGCTCGGTGGAGAAGTAGTACTGGTACCACCAGGCGTGTTCGGCTTCGGGTGCCAGCGGCTTCAGGTTGGCCTCGCGATCGGTGACGAGGTATCCGCTCACCGACACGAGGGCCTTGCAGCGTCGGGGCCAGAGCGCGGCGATGATGTCGGCGGTGCGCGAGCCCCAGTCGAAGCCGGCCAGAACGGCCCTCTCGATCTTCAGGGCGTCCATCAGGGCGATGATGTCGAGCGCGATGACCGACTGCTGGGCGTTGCGGAACGTCCGGTCGGAGAGGAAGCGCGTCGTGCCGTGACCGCGCAGATACGGGACGATCACCCGATAGCCCTTCTCGGCCAACAGTGGGGCGACGTCGACGTAGCTGTGGATGTCGTACGGCCAGCCGTGCAGGCAGATGACCGCGGGGCCGTGGGCGGGGCCCAGTTCGGCATAGCCGACGTCCAACAGGCCGGCCCTTGTCTGCTTCGGCCGCGCAAAGGTGGCGTGCGCGCCGGGAGTGGCCGTGGGAACGGCCGACGCCGCGGATGCGCTCCGGGTGGTGGCGGACGCGGCCTGCAGGCCGGCCAGTGAAGCGGCGGCCGCGCCTGTGCCCACGCCCAGGGCCTTACCGAAACTGCGCCTGTTGATCATGCGCATCCTCCGTGTGTCGACTTCACCGGCTTGTGGACGACTGACTGTTCCACGGGTGACATCACCGGTCAAGCAGGTGACGGCGTTTTGGCTCCAACTCCGGACGCGGTCTACTTGGCGCGTACTGTCGCAAGTACTTGACTAGTGACACCCACCATAAGACCACTGCCTGAACCAGTGACTTACGCACGCGTCGCGCCGCCGCCGAGCGCAAGGTCAGGCCGGTCCAGACCGGTGGGTGGGGACGCAGCACCACTGCACAAGAGACGGGATGATGGCCGTTATGCGCATCCGCATCGACGCCTTC contains:
- a CDS encoding HAMP domain-containing protein; its protein translation is MTAEPAAALQIPAVQAEQRTMLAGILGLAAGAAGLGWLHVVVVRPLRAVAVLVERLAGGDRRTVLHPVNHDEIGSVTRSLELVRQALAERDRAARSGQAAGPSRPPRENTLQR
- a CDS encoding cache domain-containing protein; its protein translation is MRPPIASIVVLLLVVAALTVIGLEGIHTAGTPQAVLNGEQQIAADTALSLRTAIDAEAGTVRRTADAYPATSTSTPTTALKALTSAKKAFLGRALLDAHTGKLLATSGRTVPLAGVDVARTASGHGEIPPRLVTSGGTRQLLYFAKVTLPAQQDDPDQDQYQAPSRPARQWLLVVCEPLPALTAYGDGRTAEVLDASGKSLATAVRGTASPAAAHNGLPAAAARAAHRSGSDTDASGSLLGATTGSRRTVAGWAQVASATGPGETDDLGLVVLTSRAAPTTTTAADYSGFALEAAGALAAVALLLGMVLYFTLQQPLLRLYLSAGRLARGATGDGPAAPAELSRPVPVHGFGELARIGRALDSLRGQLLGESGPREFPARRGPGYRALAVAGVVVVACWSMPMIFVLNRADTATAVPAPVLADQQARTEIATNRIRQSLDRSYTDLSEAAASLPGRSRDAQTEVLRKSLADHKQYRSLYLLDRSGGITLRVGGTPLRTLVHVPGGGGITTVNTSGRIPAIAAYAQVRAGKGKAPAAGVVLFGEIDVKALNSILPRPKLGSVWVTDRDDKVLAASVGYRAFQSLPDSGLTRLARATQGRPGDHGHRDLGGAQHVLRPIGRPPRRWRRAARRPASAGTW
- a CDS encoding alpha/beta hydrolase family protein, giving the protein MKHRRPPHCRRAIARAVGSAGALAVALSLGMTPAVAAGKTSDKPAATGFSADQPDPNTPLAPENDEAPQHHKPVHPEALTSARTAPSGLQLTMPAPTGQNSVGMVGLHLVDTSRTDPYVPGNKPRELMVSLWYPATATSGHYQAPWMPSVSGAHFLASRGLSPQQVTLPKTAGHVLAPVKTSLGKLPVLLYSTGLHSDRAMGTALAQDLASRGYLVVTVDHTHDANEVQFPANRLELNRMPSGTHSSDTLKVRAADIKFVINALGKISSGGNPDAGHATLPSGLSKSVDTSRIGMFGWSLGGAAVDTAMQLDKRIDAGANLDGQFFGTAPSKDLDRPFMLFSSGGHNRNNDSSWRTLWSHLKGYRVDIKLKGAAHLSFSDSEWMVPQWAGLLGLSQTQVQQQYGTIDPNRAVQVQRVYLAAFFDQELRHKHSTLLDGPAGKYPEISFVR
- a CDS encoding CGNR zinc finger domain-containing protein; its protein translation is MNLDHVFVCGNPALDFAATLRARRSARFEMFVTPDRLNAWYVESGIVDAVSPGQEADVEQATTVREAIYKLVAARRLGERYDGAALTVVNNAARKPPAVPQLTPSGRWTQATPEEALSMVARRAIELLSGPDVPLLKECGNPECTRTYIDRSRGMRRQWCGMESCGNKIKAAAYRARKKSPTAAT
- a CDS encoding alpha/beta fold hydrolase: MINRRSFGKALGVGTGAAAASLAGLQAASATTRSASAASAVPTATPGAHATFARPKQTRAGLLDVGYAELGPAHGPAVICLHGWPYDIHSYVDVAPLLAEKGYRVIVPYLRGHGTTRFLSDRTFRNAQQSVIALDIIALMDALKIERAVLAGFDWGSRTADIIAALWPRRCKALVSVSGYLVTDREANLKPLAPEAEHAWWYQYYFSTERGRLAMEDKTLRHDLTRLVWDTVSPTWDFDDATFERTAAAFDNPDYAAVVIHNYRWRLSLADGERGYDGLEKRLAARPTIGVPTITLDPERDPFTAPGAGASYRDRFTGKYEHRTLLGTGHNVPQEAPAAFTQAVIDVDRF